In a single window of the Effusibacillus lacus genome:
- a CDS encoding MFS transporter produces MTVAATQETQPKSLKEMWLISVGHGLTHWYPATFYLLLPLIAKELGLSYGQIGFIITFQYIASSISNLPGGMLVDTIGRKGFLMALSLFWVGFPYLLMSFTDSYLMLLLCVALVGIGNNLWHPTAIPTLSQRYSDRKGFVLSVHGMGGNVGDALAPLVIGGLLAAFHWKQVVVMNVVPGLIMSLVIVIFLRNLQLSVKKDPQTQGVSTREYILGLGRLFKNKSLILISTSSGFRSMTQNALLTFLPLYLAYEMNLDPFWVGVSMFTLQAFGFLAAPLSGHLSDRLGRKKIIMGSMVMTAAILVVMAAVGHTRLFIVFIALLGFFLYAVRPVMQAWLMDTTPKKMAGTSVGMLFGVQSLGSSISPLLGGMIADQYGLYATFYFVAATIVIANLLIFFMPDDSGPNIHKSASA; encoded by the coding sequence TTGACAGTTGCTGCAACACAGGAAACGCAGCCGAAATCGCTAAAAGAGATGTGGCTGATTTCCGTTGGGCATGGTTTAACCCATTGGTACCCGGCTACGTTCTATCTGCTGCTTCCTCTGATCGCAAAGGAACTGGGACTCAGTTACGGCCAAATCGGTTTTATCATCACGTTCCAGTACATTGCCAGTTCGATCTCCAATTTGCCGGGAGGCATGTTGGTGGACACGATCGGAAGAAAAGGGTTCCTTATGGCTTTGTCGTTGTTTTGGGTAGGCTTCCCCTATTTATTGATGAGTTTTACCGACAGTTATTTGATGCTGCTTCTGTGCGTCGCTTTGGTCGGCATAGGGAACAATCTGTGGCATCCGACAGCGATTCCGACTTTATCCCAACGATATTCTGACCGGAAAGGGTTTGTATTGTCCGTGCACGGAATGGGGGGAAACGTTGGGGACGCTTTGGCTCCATTGGTGATCGGAGGATTGCTGGCAGCATTTCACTGGAAGCAGGTCGTTGTCATGAATGTGGTTCCCGGATTGATCATGTCGCTTGTCATTGTAATCTTTCTCCGCAATTTGCAGTTGTCAGTGAAAAAAGATCCGCAGACACAGGGAGTTTCGACGCGAGAATACATTTTGGGGCTGGGGAGGCTGTTTAAAAATAAAAGTCTGATTCTGATCTCGACCAGTTCAGGATTTCGCTCGATGACGCAAAACGCGCTGCTGACTTTTCTTCCCTTGTATTTAGCTTATGAAATGAACCTGGATCCCTTTTGGGTCGGTGTTTCGATGTTTACTTTACAGGCTTTCGGATTTCTCGCCGCACCTCTTTCCGGCCACCTGTCCGACCGGCTCGGGCGGAAAAAAATCATAATGGGAAGCATGGTTATGACTGCCGCAATATTGGTGGTTATGGCGGCAGTGGGTCACACCCGGTTATTTATTGTGTTTATTGCACTGCTTGGATTTTTCCTGTATGCCGTTCGACCGGTTATGCAGGCCTGGCTGATGGATACGACACCAAAGAAAATGGCGGGAACCAGCGTCGGCATGCTGTTTGGCGTACAATCGCTCGGTTCCTCAATATCTCCGCTGCTCGGAGGGATGATCGCCGATCAATACGGGTTGTACGCAACGTTTTACTTCGTGGCGGCCACGATTGTAATCGCCAATCTGTTGATCTTTTTTATGCCGGATGATTCAGGTCCGAACATACACAAGTCGGCTTCTGCTTGA
- a CDS encoding ABC transporter substrate-binding protein, whose translation MKFLQKQKKLAVGSLIVLLMGALMTSCGNSTQAPSSDNSSQKGSAAEIASYEGADREQKLVEAAKKEGSLNLYTSMALEDMQKLASEFEKKYDIKVNIWRAGSENVLQRIVTEAKGGRFEFDVVETNGPEMEAVQREKLLQEVKSPYLKDLIPQAVFPHKEWVATRLNVFVQAYNTNKVKKEELPKSYQDLLDPKWKGRLGIEAEDLDYFAAVVKEMGEEKGINYWKDLVSTNGLSVRKGHTLLAQLVASGEVPFALTVYSYKVEQLKTKDKAPVDWFALDPAIARPNGVGVSRKAPHPNAAVLFYDFMISDAQKMLSSMEFVPTNSKIGTGLNDIKLKFVDPAIILDENEKWSKLYDEIIVKKASKK comes from the coding sequence ATGAAGTTCTTGCAGAAGCAAAAGAAGCTTGCTGTTGGGTCTCTGATCGTTTTGCTGATGGGGGCGCTTATGACCAGTTGCGGCAATTCGACGCAAGCGCCTTCATCGGACAACAGTTCACAGAAAGGTTCTGCAGCAGAAATCGCCTCGTATGAAGGAGCGGACCGTGAACAAAAATTGGTGGAAGCCGCAAAAAAAGAAGGCTCACTGAATTTGTATACGTCCATGGCGCTGGAAGATATGCAAAAGCTGGCTTCCGAATTTGAAAAAAAATACGACATTAAGGTGAATATCTGGCGTGCCGGTTCCGAAAACGTGCTGCAGAGGATTGTCACCGAAGCAAAAGGGGGCCGGTTTGAATTTGACGTCGTCGAAACAAACGGTCCGGAAATGGAAGCGGTACAGCGGGAAAAACTGCTGCAGGAGGTAAAATCGCCTTACCTGAAAGACTTGATTCCGCAAGCGGTATTCCCGCATAAAGAGTGGGTGGCCACCCGCCTGAATGTTTTTGTTCAAGCTTACAACACGAACAAGGTGAAGAAGGAAGAACTGCCGAAGAGCTATCAGGACTTGCTGGATCCGAAATGGAAAGGACGGCTGGGAATTGAAGCGGAGGACCTGGATTATTTTGCGGCTGTTGTGAAAGAGATGGGGGAAGAAAAAGGAATCAATTATTGGAAGGATCTGGTTAGCACTAACGGACTGTCGGTGCGAAAAGGGCATACACTGCTGGCGCAGCTGGTGGCGTCGGGAGAAGTGCCGTTTGCTCTGACCGTTTACAGCTATAAAGTGGAACAGCTAAAAACCAAAGACAAAGCTCCTGTCGATTGGTTTGCGCTCGACCCGGCGATTGCCCGTCCAAACGGAGTCGGGGTGTCCAGAAAAGCTCCGCATCCGAATGCTGCCGTCCTGTTCTACGATTTCATGATCAGTGACGCGCAGAAAATGTTAAGCAGCATGGAATTTGTTCCTACTAATTCGAAGATTGGCACCGGCTTGAATGATATCAAACTGAAGTTTGTCGATCCGGCGATCATTCTCGATGAGAATGAAAAATGGAGCAAGCTGTATGATGAAATTATTGTCAAAAAGGCATCCAAAAAATAA
- a CDS encoding ABC transporter substrate-binding protein, whose amino-acid sequence MNLFSAKTKKRIAVSVSAALMSTLVAACGQSANNPPAGKSDVPAAAQVANYEGADREQKLVEAAKKEGSITLYTSIAGKDTEKLVEAFEKKYGIKVNVWRAGTDKVLQRIVSETKGGKFEYDVVHISAPEMEALHREKLLQEVKSPYLKDLIPEAIPNHKEWTATLLSVFVQAYNTNKVKKEELPKTYQDLLDPKWKGRLGIEQEDVDYFAEIVKAMGEEQGLKLWKDLVTANGISVRKGHSLLNNMVVSGEVPLGLTVYNYMPEQAKQKGAPVDWFVIEPAIARANGVGVSKQAPHPNAAVLFYDFMINDAQNLLVELNYVPTSKKAQSPMKDMKLKLVDPALILDENDKWTKLFDEIIVKQASKK is encoded by the coding sequence ATGAACCTGTTTTCTGCAAAGACAAAAAAGCGGATTGCGGTCTCTGTCAGCGCTGCATTGATGAGTACACTGGTCGCTGCATGCGGACAGTCCGCAAACAATCCGCCTGCCGGCAAGAGTGATGTGCCCGCAGCAGCACAGGTTGCAAATTATGAAGGAGCTGACCGTGAACAAAAGTTGGTGGAGGCTGCCAAAAAAGAAGGTTCCATCACCCTCTATACGTCAATCGCCGGAAAAGATACGGAGAAACTGGTAGAGGCTTTCGAAAAAAAATACGGAATCAAGGTGAATGTGTGGAGAGCCGGTACAGACAAAGTATTGCAAAGAATTGTAAGTGAAACCAAAGGCGGCAAGTTTGAGTATGACGTCGTGCATATCAGTGCTCCTGAGATGGAAGCGCTGCACCGGGAAAAACTGCTGCAGGAAGTCAAATCTCCCTACCTGAAAGACTTGATTCCGGAAGCGATTCCGAACCACAAAGAATGGACAGCGACTCTCTTGAGCGTATTCGTTCAGGCCTACAATACAAACAAAGTGAAAAAAGAGGAACTGCCCAAAACCTATCAGGATTTGCTTGATCCGAAGTGGAAGGGCCGCCTGGGAATTGAGCAGGAAGATGTGGATTACTTCGCGGAGATTGTGAAAGCAATGGGAGAGGAACAAGGCCTGAAGCTTTGGAAGGACCTGGTAACCGCTAATGGAATCTCGGTCCGCAAAGGTCACTCGTTATTAAATAACATGGTCGTTTCCGGTGAAGTCCCTTTAGGATTGACCGTGTACAACTATATGCCGGAACAGGCCAAACAGAAAGGAGCTCCCGTCGATTGGTTTGTTATTGAACCGGCGATCGCGCGCGCAAACGGCGTGGGAGTATCCAAACAGGCACCGCATCCTAATGCGGCAGTATTATTCTACGATTTCATGATCAACGATGCGCAAAATCTTTTGGTCGAGTTAAACTATGTTCCCACCAGCAAAAAAGCTCAATCACCCATGAAGGACATGAAACTGAAACTGGTGGATCCCGCCTTGATACTCGATGAGAATGACAAGTGGACCAAGCTGTTTGACGAAATTATCGTGAAGCAGGCATCCAAAAAATAA
- a CDS encoding cupin domain-containing protein, with amino-acid sequence MGTESHYHSRKDRIFVRAIAGEYSLSQELERLRSQPRVKKGSEIKFNDGPQAFSKHYVEPVDGITQTFHIHLEEYGPGGKSQKHGHVNEAAFYILDGKGYEIHDGIRYDWEAGDVAVVHNNCVHQHFNADKYKPARALVIKTKPMYMFMNMLFQKQVEPRPTEPTPEGAGFRAREEGEK; translated from the coding sequence ATGGGGACTGAATCGCATTATCACAGCAGGAAAGACAGAATATTTGTCAGGGCAATTGCCGGAGAGTACAGCCTGTCGCAGGAATTGGAACGTCTGCGTTCTCAGCCGCGGGTCAAGAAAGGATCGGAAATCAAGTTTAACGACGGCCCGCAGGCTTTCAGCAAGCACTATGTGGAGCCGGTTGACGGCATCACACAAACCTTTCATATCCATCTGGAAGAGTATGGTCCCGGCGGAAAATCGCAAAAACACGGACATGTGAACGAAGCGGCTTTCTATATCCTGGACGGCAAAGGATATGAGATCCACGACGGAATTCGCTATGACTGGGAAGCGGGAGATGTGGCAGTTGTTCATAACAACTGTGTCCATCAGCATTTCAATGCGGACAAATATAAGCCCGCCCGCGCGTTGGTTATCAAGACAAAACCGATGTACATGTTTATGAACATGCTGTTCCAAAAACAGGTGGAACCGCGTCCGACTGAACCGACCCCGGAGGGTGCCGGTTTTAGGGCGAGAGAAGAAGGCGAGAAATAA
- a CDS encoding cupin domain-containing protein yields MAWDESKTWLQGEQSAKYYQDLLDDAASKPARDAKRKKIVKPHEMPWEMSRNGLLKHLLNEQMNTRIETVDVYMQIIPPGSRSGKHRHLAEECLYVLEGRGYDLHQDCDVEITDTYHWKPQDEIKRFEWEAGDVIYIPPNTIHQHFNADPDKPVRLISATNRIYKWCGLNDLEQLEDAPEYDPNIVLDAETIQQFLSKGTRV; encoded by the coding sequence ATGGCATGGGATGAATCGAAAACATGGCTTCAAGGAGAACAAAGCGCAAAGTACTATCAGGATTTGCTGGATGATGCAGCAAGCAAACCGGCCCGTGACGCAAAGCGGAAGAAGATTGTCAAACCGCATGAAATGCCGTGGGAGATGTCCCGGAACGGATTATTGAAACATCTCTTGAACGAGCAGATGAATACCCGCATTGAAACAGTGGATGTGTATATGCAGATTATCCCCCCCGGTAGCCGTTCCGGCAAGCATCGTCACCTGGCGGAAGAATGTTTGTACGTATTGGAAGGAAGGGGATATGATCTGCATCAGGATTGCGATGTGGAAATCACCGACACGTATCACTGGAAACCTCAGGATGAAATCAAGCGGTTTGAATGGGAAGCGGGAGACGTGATTTATATTCCGCCCAACACGATTCACCAGCATTTTAACGCGGATCCGGACAAACCGGTGCGGTTGATCTCGGCGACCAACCGGATTTACAAATGGTGCGGGTTGAACGATCTGGAGCAGCTGGAAGATGCTCCGGAGTACGATCCGAACATCGTATTGGATGCGGAAACCATTCAACAATTTCTTTCAAAAGGCACCCGGGTTTAA
- a CDS encoding helix-turn-helix domain-containing protein, protein MGQETITLTTTELKKVLVIEKLVAKSLTSEDAATALGLSKRQVLRLKARYIKEGAKGIVHKNRGRKPSHTIPESIREQVVSLYEQKYYGSNNSHLSELLEEHEQLDLSVSSVRRILVVRFLNSVT, encoded by the coding sequence ATGGGACAGGAGACGATTACACTGACAACAACAGAATTAAAGAAAGTTCTTGTGATTGAGAAGTTGGTTGCCAAATCCCTCACATCTGAAGATGCCGCTACAGCCCTTGGCCTTTCTAAACGTCAGGTTCTTCGTTTAAAGGCTAGGTACATCAAGGAAGGAGCGAAAGGAATTGTACATAAGAACCGAGGACGAAAGCCCTCTCACACCATCCCTGAGTCCATTAGGGAACAAGTTGTTAGTCTTTACGAGCAAAAGTACTACGGAAGTAATAATTCCCACTTATCTGAGCTTCTAGAAGAGCATGAACAGTTGGATCTTAGCGTTTCCTCCGTTCGTCGGATTCTAGTAGTTCGTTTCCTAAATTCAGTTACTTAA
- a CDS encoding Rieske 2Fe-2S domain-containing protein, whose translation MLKPEDNERLTCVGPGTPMGEVFRRYWIPALLTEELPEPDCPPIRVRLLGENLVAFRDSNGKVGLLDRYCPHRRVELFWGRNEECGIRCVYHGWKFDVDGNCVDMPNEPSESNFKHKVKITSYPTFEAAGIIWTYMGPPDEMPSKPDYEWIRAPETHRHVSKTFEGCNWLQGLEGGIDTSHSSFAHNNNIADKNALRTRAPSPKLEVIKTDYGFNYAGIRNLGNDGNYVRAYQYIMPAQQMRGAMIKWKDGSREEFPSIAGHIWVPIDDESTWVWNFIYSADKLIPFTKEFVLEHETQFGRGPDDLLPGYRLKRNPSNDYLIDREVQRTRTFTGIEGINTQDYALQETAAPIIDRSKERLGTADAAIIAARHLLLEAIKDVEAGRKPRGVDPAAYRNVRGCDKILSLGVDWKEGMKEDMCGCY comes from the coding sequence GTGTTGAAACCGGAAGATAATGAGAGACTGACATGCGTCGGTCCCGGCACGCCGATGGGAGAAGTATTCAGGAGATACTGGATTCCGGCTCTGCTGACAGAGGAACTGCCTGAGCCGGATTGTCCGCCGATTCGGGTTCGATTGTTGGGGGAAAATCTGGTCGCGTTTCGCGACAGCAACGGCAAGGTTGGCTTGTTGGACCGCTACTGCCCCCATCGACGGGTTGAATTGTTTTGGGGCCGCAACGAGGAATGCGGTATCAGGTGCGTATATCACGGATGGAAATTTGACGTTGACGGGAATTGTGTCGATATGCCAAATGAGCCGTCGGAAAGCAATTTTAAACATAAGGTGAAGATCACGTCGTATCCGACATTTGAGGCGGCCGGCATTATCTGGACCTATATGGGACCGCCTGACGAAATGCCATCCAAGCCGGATTATGAATGGATCCGGGCGCCTGAGACCCACCGTCACGTATCGAAAACGTTCGAAGGCTGCAATTGGCTGCAAGGTCTTGAAGGAGGGATTGATACTTCTCACTCGTCCTTTGCACACAACAATAACATAGCGGACAAAAACGCACTGCGCACCCGCGCTCCTTCACCAAAGCTGGAAGTGATCAAAACTGATTACGGGTTTAATTATGCCGGAATCCGCAATCTGGGCAACGACGGAAATTATGTTCGTGCCTATCAGTACATCATGCCCGCTCAGCAGATGCGGGGGGCCATGATTAAATGGAAGGACGGTTCAAGGGAGGAGTTTCCATCAATCGCGGGTCATATCTGGGTGCCGATTGACGATGAATCCACCTGGGTCTGGAATTTTATTTATTCTGCAGATAAACTGATCCCTTTCACCAAGGAATTTGTGCTTGAACATGAGACGCAGTTCGGAAGAGGACCTGACGACTTGCTGCCGGGATACAGATTGAAGCGCAATCCGTCCAATGATTATCTGATTGACCGTGAAGTTCAACGGACGAGGACTTTCACCGGCATTGAAGGGATCAATACACAGGATTACGCGCTGCAGGAAACGGCCGCTCCGATCATCGACCGGTCGAAAGAACGTTTGGGCACTGCGGATGCGGCGATTATTGCGGCGCGACACCTGCTGCTGGAAGCAATAAAAGATGTTGAAGCAGGAAGAAAGCCGCGCGGAGTGGACCCCGCTGCATATCGAAATGTGCGAGGCTGCGATAAGATCCTTTCTCTTGGCGTGGATTGGAAAGAAGGGATGAAGGAAGATATGTGCGGTTGCTATTAA
- a CDS encoding TOBE domain-containing protein translates to AVNVWEAILDTKIFLGEYLDFQLKAGEKLLQARVHPSLRIDVGQKVYLEMEPEKCIALRNPDSSSQVVKVMQDVSGSDDSREVS, encoded by the coding sequence CAGCAGTCAACGTGTGGGAGGCGATTCTGGACACAAAGATTTTCCTGGGAGAATATCTGGATTTCCAATTGAAAGCGGGCGAAAAACTGTTGCAGGCGAGGGTGCACCCATCACTGCGAATCGATGTCGGCCAAAAGGTTTATCTGGAAATGGAACCGGAAAAGTGCATCGCTCTTCGCAATCCGGATTCTTCCAGCCAAGTCGTGAAAGTCATGCAGGATGTATCCGGTTCTGATGACTCAAGAGAGGTTTCCTGA
- a CDS encoding IclR family transcriptional regulator: MAKGQETLSSVQNAMRILQEFSKEEPELGISELSNRLGLAKSTVFRLIRTLSEAHLVQQNKKSQKYQLGLGAFVLGSAVYHKMEIRKVALPYLEKLMKSTNKVVRLGVYDQGGVVYLCKLPEDQETRMFSSIGRRVPSYCTAVGKLLLACQSEQEITRVVEGDLKAFTPNTITCRHQLRNQLKEIKQKGYAVTYEETKKGICSVAVPVYNDFNEVISAISVTGSKPHFLPAQIQNYVKEMKMYSRLISEQLITE, translated from the coding sequence ATGGCAAAGGGACAGGAAACACTCTCTTCGGTACAAAACGCAATGCGGATTCTGCAAGAATTCTCAAAAGAAGAACCGGAATTGGGAATCAGTGAATTGAGCAACCGACTTGGATTGGCAAAGAGTACGGTGTTCCGTTTGATTCGGACGTTAAGCGAAGCCCACCTGGTCCAGCAAAACAAAAAATCGCAGAAGTACCAACTTGGATTGGGTGCTTTTGTATTGGGGTCTGCCGTCTATCATAAGATGGAAATTCGCAAAGTTGCTCTTCCCTACTTGGAAAAATTAATGAAATCAACAAACAAGGTGGTTCGCCTCGGTGTCTATGATCAGGGCGGGGTTGTCTATTTATGCAAGCTGCCGGAGGATCAGGAGACGAGAATGTTCAGTTCAATCGGAAGACGGGTGCCGTCTTACTGTACCGCGGTCGGGAAGCTGCTGCTTGCCTGCCAGAGTGAACAGGAAATTACGCGCGTTGTCGAAGGAGACTTGAAAGCGTTTACACCTAATACAATCACATGTCGGCATCAATTGCGAAATCAGCTGAAGGAAATCAAACAAAAGGGATATGCGGTCACTTATGAAGAAACCAAAAAAGGAATTTGCTCGGTAGCGGTTCCTGTTTATAACGATTTTAACGAAGTTATCTCGGCAATCAGTGTGACAGGTTCGAAGCCTCATTTTCTTCCGGCACAGATCCAGAATTATGTGAAAGAAATGAAAATGTACAGCCGTTTAATTTCTGAACAATTGATTACTGAATAA
- a CDS encoding ABC transporter ATP-binding protein, giving the protein MLNVTRLFKEYPNDNGEMVKAAQNITFEVPQGKLFTLLGPSGCGKTTTLRSIAGLEKPSSGEITLGERVIYSSQKRAFVPPNRRDIGMVFQSYAIWPHMNVFQNAAFPLQVGKKKYSKAQIEDKVMRALNVVQLDGLEAREATKLSGGQQQRLALARALVMEPQLLLLDEPLSNLDAKLRERMRFELKRLQRELGITTVYVTHDQSEALALSNQIAVMNAGHIVQIGTPREIYEHPNSKFVADFIGSTNFVNGTVIEKQNQPGRYKLNTEAGEIVAYSAEPLAKGETVLLSIRPENIHVSLNRP; this is encoded by the coding sequence ATGTTAAATGTCACCCGGCTGTTTAAAGAATATCCGAATGACAACGGCGAAATGGTAAAAGCCGCACAGAATATTACATTTGAAGTTCCGCAGGGGAAATTGTTTACATTGCTTGGACCGAGCGGTTGCGGAAAAACCACGACACTGCGTTCGATTGCGGGATTGGAAAAACCCAGTTCCGGCGAAATTACGCTCGGGGAGCGCGTAATCTATTCATCGCAAAAACGGGCTTTCGTTCCGCCAAACAGACGCGATATCGGAATGGTGTTTCAGTCCTATGCGATCTGGCCGCATATGAACGTCTTTCAAAACGCCGCATTTCCTCTGCAGGTTGGAAAAAAGAAATACTCAAAAGCGCAAATTGAAGACAAAGTGATGCGAGCCTTGAATGTTGTGCAATTGGACGGTTTGGAGGCCCGGGAAGCTACCAAGTTAAGCGGAGGTCAACAACAGCGCCTTGCATTGGCGCGAGCGCTTGTGATGGAGCCGCAGCTGCTGTTGTTGGATGAACCGTTAAGCAACCTGGATGCAAAGCTGCGAGAGCGCATGCGGTTTGAACTGAAACGGCTGCAAAGGGAATTGGGGATCACCACGGTCTATGTGACGCATGACCAAAGTGAAGCGCTGGCCCTTTCAAATCAGATTGCGGTGATGAATGCCGGGCATATTGTACAGATTGGAACGCCGCGGGAAATCTATGAGCATCCGAACAGCAAATTTGTGGCAGATTTTATTGGATCCACCAATTTTGTAAATGGAACGGTAATTGAGAAGCAGAATCAGCCCGGACGCTACAAATTGAATACCGAAGCGGGGGAGATCGTTGCATACTCGGCTGAACCGCTTGCCAAAGGAGAGACAGTGCTGCTGTCGATCCGTCCGGAGAACATTCATGTTTCCTTGAATCGTCCGG
- a CDS encoding ABC transporter permease, whose amino-acid sequence MSAPKYMPQFLKNGPLLQEENRFDLKWLTIGFSIALVTYFAVVPLIFLVWQSFLTPQTTSRAAEFTFANYVNAYTSPETLNLIFNSFQFAVGTSIVAFSLGTLLAWMNERTNTPFKSLFYALSIIPLIIPSILFTVAWILLASPEIGLLNLVLQKIFDTNATFFNIYSMGGMIWVEGLHYSPMAFLLMSAAFRSMDPSLEESAMMSGASIPKIVYRVTIKLSWPAIFATLLITFVRSIESFEVPALLGIPVGIPVFTSAIYQAIHKYPSDIGLASSYSITLLLITTIGVYMQSRLSSSGSKYSTMTGKGYRPRTMDLGKGRYLTAAIFIVYFLLIVILPFLVLVWSSLQKFYSIPTMEAFKSLSLDNYKYILSYPTVGRAVWNSLVLAVGCATLIMLLTAVITWIVVKTKIPGRWILDNIASLPMVFPGLVLGVSIMVFYLNFDIGIYGTIWILLIAYITRYMPYGLRYNTTSMMQIHKELEESAAMSGATWGTTFRRVILPLLKSGMVAGWIYIVIMSVRELSSSILLYSPGSEVISITIWELWENGQYVELSALGVLFILGLFVLVMTMQLISKRFGVKEA is encoded by the coding sequence TTGTCCGCTCCGAAATATATGCCGCAGTTTCTGAAAAACGGACCGCTTCTGCAGGAAGAAAACAGATTCGATCTGAAATGGCTGACCATCGGTTTTTCGATTGCACTGGTCACGTATTTCGCGGTTGTTCCTTTGATATTCCTTGTGTGGCAAAGCTTTCTGACGCCTCAAACAACCAGTCGTGCGGCTGAATTTACCTTCGCTAACTATGTAAACGCTTACACCAGTCCTGAAACATTGAACCTGATTTTCAATTCGTTTCAATTCGCTGTCGGCACAAGTATTGTTGCGTTCTCGCTGGGGACGCTGCTTGCCTGGATGAACGAACGAACCAATACGCCGTTCAAATCATTGTTTTACGCTCTTTCCATCATTCCGCTGATTATACCGTCCATACTTTTTACGGTTGCCTGGATTTTGCTGGCCAGTCCTGAAATCGGATTGCTGAATCTGGTGCTGCAAAAAATATTCGATACGAATGCAACTTTTTTCAACATTTATTCGATGGGCGGCATGATTTGGGTGGAAGGACTGCATTATTCCCCGATGGCTTTCCTGTTAATGTCCGCCGCATTCCGGTCGATGGATCCCTCGCTTGAAGAATCGGCGATGATGAGCGGTGCAAGCATTCCCAAAATAGTCTATCGGGTAACCATTAAACTCTCGTGGCCCGCAATTTTTGCCACTTTGCTGATTACGTTCGTCAGGTCAATCGAATCTTTTGAAGTTCCGGCGCTCTTGGGTATACCGGTTGGGATCCCTGTATTCACCTCAGCGATCTATCAAGCGATTCATAAATATCCGAGTGACATCGGATTGGCCAGTTCGTACTCCATTACGCTGTTGCTGATCACAACAATCGGAGTTTATATGCAATCCCGCCTGTCAAGTTCGGGCAGCAAATATTCAACGATGACAGGCAAGGGGTATCGCCCCCGCACAATGGATCTCGGAAAGGGGCGCTATCTGACAGCCGCAATTTTTATCGTTTACTTCCTGCTGATCGTAATTTTGCCGTTCCTGGTGTTGGTGTGGTCTTCCCTGCAAAAGTTTTACAGCATTCCGACCATGGAGGCATTCAAGTCCCTGTCTCTCGACAACTACAAGTATATACTTTCCTATCCGACAGTGGGCAGGGCTGTATGGAACAGTCTGGTGCTTGCAGTCGGCTGCGCTACCCTGATTATGCTTTTAACGGCAGTGATTACCTGGATTGTGGTAAAAACAAAGATTCCCGGACGCTGGATCTTGGATAATATCGCGTCTCTGCCAATGGTTTTTCCGGGGTTGGTGTTAGGCGTTTCCATTATGGTGTTCTATCTCAATTTTGACATTGGGATTTACGGAACGATCTGGATTTTGCTGATAGCTTACATCACCAGGTATATGCCATACGGGTTGCGGTACAACACAACTTCGATGATGCAGATCCATAAAGAGCTGGAAGAATCTGCCGCGATGAGCGGTGCGACCTGGGGAACCACATTTCGCAGGGTCATTCTCCCGCTGTTGAAGTCGGGAATGGTTGCCGGATGGATCTATATTGTCATCATGTCGGTGCGAGAACTGTCAAGCTCGATTCTGCTGTACAGTCCCGGGTCGGAGGTGATATCCATCACGATCTGGGAACTTTGGGAGAATGGACAATATGTGGAATTAAGCGCTTTAGGAGTTCTGTTTATTCTGGGGCTGTTTGTTCTGGTAATGACCATGCAGCTGATCAGCAAAAGATTCGGTGTCAAGGAAGCATAA